A single window of Sneathiella limimaris DNA harbors:
- the grxD gene encoding Grx4 family monothiol glutaredoxin — protein sequence MLDQATKDRITQEIAGSDVVLFMKGSAVFPQCGFSATAVQILSHLNVKFNSIDVLTDPSVREGIKEFSDWPTIPQLYVKGEFVGGCDIMREMFETGELESLFQDKQVARAS from the coding sequence ATGCTTGACCAAGCTACGAAAGATCGGATCACACAGGAAATCGCTGGTAGCGATGTTGTCCTTTTCATGAAAGGGTCTGCAGTATTTCCGCAATGTGGGTTTTCCGCGACCGCTGTCCAAATTCTATCTCACCTGAATGTCAAGTTTAACAGCATTGACGTTCTGACTGACCCTAGCGTGCGTGAAGGGATCAAAGAATTCAGTGATTGGCCAACTATTCCTCAGCTTTACGTCAAAGGTGAATTTGTTGGTGGATGCGACATTATGCGCGAGATGTTTGAAACTGGTGAGTTGGAAAGCCTGTTTCAGGACAAACAGGTTGCTCGCGCATCCTGA
- a CDS encoding ribonuclease E/G yields MATRMLVDASHDEETRVVIVKGTRLEEFDYETASKKQLKGNIYLAKVTRVEPSLQAAFVEYGGNRHGFLPFSEIHPDYYQIPVSDREELLAEENLAEKQAEDEVDEELEAPTSSEGETAESSETEKTDVSEPEEGSDAASQASPDEDEEGVVDDEGDTLGGLETVDDDAEDVVENLGGDDEPEITRKALNKRNYKIQEVIKRRQILLVQVVKEERGNKGAALTTYISLPGRYSVLMPNTGRGGGISRKISNPADRKRLKKIASELEVPEGIGVIIRTAGLNRTKVEIKRDYEFLLRLWDDIRELTLKSIAPVCVYEEANLIKRSIRDLYNKDINEILVEGDEGYRTAKDFMRKLMPSHAKKVQPYRDRIPLFHRFQVEQQFASMYNPEVQLKSGGYIVINPTEALVSIDVNSGKATKERSIEETALKTNMEAAEEIARQLRLRDLAGLIVIDFIDMDDNRNNKAVERKLKECLKSDRARIQVGRISAFGLLEMSRQRLRPSFLETSTNTCHTCGGSGFVRSTESTALLIIRALEEEGVRERSSRLTVTVNTEVAIYLLNQKRSVIQELETLYGLTIMIMADPTMNLNDHRIDREKGEPNPQRQQQVQESPVEPIEDRSGEDEDKPEGESNSAKRRRRRRRRKNNRDNRQDQQEGVEATQENETEETSENAEDDEPRKRRRGKRGGRRRSRTATSDETDQNDVTSEDGSEPEVIVIPIAASDDSAQTATTSEEPASEEKKSKPRRGRRKKSEDETSDAKQSDEENQSSEEGETPEKVRPRRGRGRRKSEKTSEKAAEMAVAEANSEIEPEMVPLTEVIEEKPKRASRRKPKAKEETEQTPSDAPSTAPSEAQVTETQSSNEASTEAPAPSETETVTTEEPKTERKPRRRGWWNRRRS; encoded by the coding sequence ATGGCTACGCGTATGTTAGTTGACGCGTCTCACGATGAAGAGACGCGCGTAGTAATAGTAAAAGGTACCCGGCTTGAGGAATTCGATTACGAAACAGCCTCAAAGAAACAATTAAAAGGCAATATTTATCTTGCCAAAGTCACCCGGGTCGAACCATCCCTACAAGCAGCATTTGTTGAGTATGGTGGTAATCGCCACGGTTTTCTTCCCTTTTCAGAAATTCACCCTGATTACTATCAAATTCCTGTTTCGGATCGGGAAGAATTGCTGGCGGAAGAAAATCTCGCTGAAAAGCAGGCTGAAGATGAAGTTGATGAGGAACTAGAGGCACCCACTTCCTCTGAAGGTGAAACAGCTGAATCGTCTGAGACAGAAAAAACCGATGTGTCAGAACCGGAAGAAGGTTCTGACGCGGCTTCTCAAGCATCCCCGGATGAAGATGAAGAAGGTGTTGTTGACGATGAAGGCGACACACTAGGAGGCCTTGAAACCGTAGATGACGATGCTGAAGACGTTGTTGAGAATTTAGGCGGTGATGATGAGCCTGAAATCACTCGTAAAGCGCTTAACAAGCGGAATTACAAAATTCAGGAAGTCATTAAGCGCCGGCAGATCCTGCTCGTACAGGTCGTGAAGGAAGAACGGGGTAACAAAGGTGCTGCCCTGACTACCTATATCTCGCTTCCTGGGCGTTATAGTGTTTTGATGCCAAATACGGGCCGTGGCGGTGGTATTAGCCGGAAAATTAGCAATCCGGCAGACCGTAAACGATTGAAAAAAATCGCTTCCGAACTGGAGGTTCCAGAAGGGATCGGTGTGATCATTCGAACCGCTGGTTTGAACCGGACGAAAGTCGAAATCAAGCGTGACTATGAGTTTCTTCTGCGGCTGTGGGACGATATTCGGGAATTGACCCTGAAATCAATCGCGCCTGTCTGTGTGTATGAAGAAGCGAACCTGATTAAACGGTCAATTCGGGATCTTTACAACAAGGATATCAACGAAATCCTTGTGGAAGGTGACGAAGGCTACCGGACGGCAAAAGATTTCATGCGAAAACTGATGCCAAGCCATGCCAAAAAGGTTCAGCCCTACCGGGATCGTATCCCCCTCTTCCATCGTTTTCAGGTGGAGCAGCAGTTTGCCTCGATGTACAATCCAGAAGTTCAGTTGAAATCTGGTGGTTATATTGTCATCAACCCAACTGAAGCGCTGGTTTCAATTGACGTAAACTCTGGCAAAGCAACCAAAGAGCGAAGCATCGAGGAAACTGCCCTTAAGACCAATATGGAGGCGGCAGAAGAGATTGCCCGTCAGTTGCGTCTCAGGGACCTTGCAGGTTTGATTGTGATCGACTTCATCGATATGGATGACAATCGCAACAACAAAGCAGTGGAACGCAAGCTCAAAGAGTGCCTTAAATCTGATCGTGCCCGTATTCAGGTCGGTCGCATCAGTGCATTTGGCCTTCTGGAGATGTCTCGTCAACGTCTACGGCCGTCCTTCCTGGAAACATCTACAAACACATGCCACACATGTGGTGGATCCGGTTTTGTGCGATCAACAGAATCTACAGCTCTGCTAATTATTCGAGCGCTGGAAGAGGAAGGTGTCCGGGAAAGAAGCTCTCGCTTGACGGTAACGGTGAATACAGAAGTCGCCATTTATCTTCTGAACCAGAAGCGATCTGTCATTCAGGAGTTGGAAACCTTGTATGGTCTGACCATCATGATTATGGCAGACCCGACCATGAACTTGAACGATCATCGGATCGATCGTGAAAAAGGTGAACCCAACCCACAACGGCAGCAGCAAGTCCAGGAAAGTCCCGTTGAGCCTATCGAAGACCGTTCAGGGGAAGATGAAGATAAACCTGAAGGTGAAAGTAATTCAGCTAAACGTCGCCGTCGGAGACGTCGCCGGAAAAACAATCGGGACAATCGTCAGGATCAGCAAGAGGGCGTTGAAGCTACTCAGGAAAATGAAACTGAGGAAACATCTGAAAACGCTGAAGATGATGAACCTCGGAAACGCCGCCGTGGCAAACGGGGTGGTCGCAGACGCTCTCGCACAGCCACCTCGGACGAAACTGATCAAAATGACGTAACATCTGAAGACGGTTCAGAACCGGAAGTTATTGTTATTCCGATTGCTGCTTCTGATGATTCTGCGCAAACGGCAACTACCTCTGAAGAGCCTGCCAGTGAGGAGAAGAAAAGCAAACCTCGCCGTGGTCGTCGGAAAAAATCCGAAGACGAAACCTCAGATGCCAAACAGTCCGATGAGGAAAATCAGAGTAGCGAAGAGGGAGAAACACCCGAAAAGGTGCGTCCCCGAAGAGGCCGCGGTCGGCGGAAAAGTGAAAAGACTTCTGAAAAGGCTGCTGAAATGGCGGTAGCAGAAGCAAACTCAGAGATTGAACCTGAGATGGTCCCTCTTACAGAAGTTATTGAGGAAAAACCGAAAAGAGCTTCTCGCCGCAAACCAAAAGCAAAAGAAGAAACTGAGCAAACTCCTTCTGATGCTCCATCAACGGCTCCTTCGGAAGCACAGGTGACGGAAACCCAGTCTTCTAACGAAGCTTCCACTGAGGCTCC
- a CDS encoding alpha/beta hydrolase translates to MDQEKLARLLGKIPVGVFNLLYVGRRIKIDGQMLNAKAQFLCKVVDKQTLPASEDTVENEREQIEALSTTLGGDYIPLPYVEDFTIPGDGGPIPVRLYKPTDTDELLPVLIGFHGGGFIRGSVNSHDGLFRRLVSFGNFAVLSVDYRLAPEHKFPAAVDDAYKALTWVQENGPSKGLDPKKIAIGGDSSGGNLAAVACQDAKRNKTEQPLIQVLIYPTTDSHFTANSHKLFAKGFFLTEERMHWYRDLYLNSPEDMDNPRASPLVADDVSGLAPALIISAGFDPLRDEAEDYAKRLKDAGVPVGMIRFEGMIHGFSSLSGLLPDADKSLKTIAEAVSQAFQNKV, encoded by the coding sequence ATGGATCAGGAAAAATTGGCGCGATTGCTGGGCAAAATACCTGTTGGTGTTTTCAATCTGCTTTACGTTGGGCGTCGCATCAAAATAGATGGTCAAATGTTGAACGCAAAGGCCCAGTTCCTCTGTAAGGTTGTCGATAAACAAACCCTTCCTGCCAGCGAAGATACGGTCGAGAATGAGCGTGAGCAAATCGAGGCATTATCCACAACGCTCGGGGGTGATTATATTCCCCTGCCCTATGTGGAAGATTTCACTATTCCAGGTGATGGTGGACCCATCCCGGTGCGTCTTTACAAGCCGACCGACACAGATGAGTTATTACCCGTCCTGATCGGGTTTCATGGCGGTGGTTTTATCAGGGGTTCAGTCAATTCCCATGACGGATTATTCAGACGCTTAGTCAGCTTTGGTAATTTTGCTGTTCTTTCTGTTGATTACCGTCTTGCTCCAGAGCATAAATTTCCTGCGGCCGTTGACGATGCCTACAAAGCGCTAACTTGGGTTCAGGAAAATGGTCCTTCTAAAGGACTTGATCCAAAGAAAATAGCAATTGGAGGCGATAGCTCAGGTGGAAACCTGGCTGCCGTTGCCTGTCAGGATGCGAAACGGAACAAGACAGAGCAACCTCTTATACAGGTCCTGATATATCCGACAACTGACAGCCATTTTACAGCAAACAGCCATAAACTATTTGCCAAGGGTTTCTTCCTGACTGAAGAGCGGATGCATTGGTACAGGGATCTGTATCTGAACTCGCCAGAAGATATGGATAATCCGCGTGCCTCTCCCCTCGTAGCAGATGATGTCAGCGGTCTTGCTCCAGCCCTTATTATTTCAGCGGGTTTTGATCCCTTGCGAGATGAAGCAGAAGACTATGCAAAACGGTTAAAAGACGCAGGCGTTCCTGTTGGCATGATCCGTTTTGAAGGAATGATCCACGGATTTTCCTCCTTAAGTGGTCTCTTACCTGATGCCGATAAGTCTTTGAAAACTATTGCAGAGGCCGTCAGTCAAGCCTTTCAAAATAAAGTCTAA
- a CDS encoding N-acetylmuramoyl-L-alanine amidase — MKNILNIFCLSAICVFLFLTSSFAAPANITSVRLGIHPDKTRFVLEIDEKPEYRIFYLPNPDRLVIDMQQVNWQTSDKSKAGIGLIENYRYGLFRQGTSRIVLDLKQPVELIREETLPPSEGKPYRFFIDIRKTSRENFGKLVQQSRQQQVAALAPRISAIPTPRSHQKYTIIVDAGHGGIDPGAIGGSGIYEKQLTLQVAKRLKSVLEADAKYNVILTRETDTFLSLRERVEIGRKYKGDLFISVHADSIGRSDIRGSTVYTLSENASDDEAAELARMHDKADVIAGVDLEEQDDTVQGILIDLAQRETMNFSVKFAKLLLPEFRGVGIKTGSRSHRFAGFRVLKAPDVPSVLVELGYLSNRHDEAFLKSEKGQKKMAEAISNALDKYFATLEP, encoded by the coding sequence ATGAAAAACATTCTCAATATTTTCTGTCTGTCAGCCATCTGTGTTTTTTTGTTTCTGACAAGTTCCTTTGCCGCGCCAGCAAATATTACCTCGGTTCGGTTGGGGATTCACCCCGATAAAACGCGCTTTGTGTTGGAAATTGACGAGAAACCGGAATATCGGATTTTTTATTTACCGAATCCTGACCGGCTCGTTATTGATATGCAGCAGGTTAATTGGCAGACCTCAGACAAATCCAAAGCCGGTATTGGGTTGATTGAAAACTATCGCTATGGATTGTTTCGTCAGGGGACAAGCCGAATTGTTTTGGACTTAAAACAGCCTGTTGAGTTAATTCGCGAAGAGACCCTACCTCCAAGTGAGGGAAAACCTTATCGCTTCTTCATTGATATTCGAAAGACCAGTCGAGAGAATTTTGGAAAACTGGTTCAGCAGAGCCGTCAGCAGCAGGTTGCTGCTCTGGCTCCACGGATTTCTGCCATACCGACCCCGCGTAGCCATCAGAAATACACAATCATTGTTGATGCCGGTCACGGCGGCATTGATCCTGGTGCGATTGGGGGAAGCGGGATTTACGAGAAGCAACTAACCTTGCAAGTGGCAAAACGGCTGAAATCTGTATTGGAGGCCGATGCAAAATATAATGTTATTTTGACGCGAGAGACGGATACTTTTCTGAGCCTTCGGGAAAGAGTGGAAATTGGCCGAAAATATAAGGGCGATCTTTTTATTTCTGTTCATGCGGACAGTATTGGTCGTTCAGATATTCGGGGCTCTACGGTGTATACGCTTTCCGAAAATGCTTCCGATGATGAAGCAGCTGAACTTGCCCGTATGCATGATAAAGCTGATGTGATTGCGGGTGTCGACCTTGAAGAACAGGATGATACTGTACAGGGAATATTGATAGATCTGGCGCAGCGGGAAACCATGAATTTTTCAGTGAAGTTTGCGAAATTATTGTTGCCAGAATTTCGCGGCGTTGGGATTAAGACGGGAAGTCGCTCCCATCGCTTCGCTGGATTTCGTGTTCTGAAAGCCCCAGATGTTCCTTCTGTACTTGTCGAATTAGGCTATTTGTCTAATCGACATGATGAGGCATTTTTGAAATCCGAAAAGGGACAGAAGAAAATGGCCGAAGCTATTTCAAACGCCTTGGATAAGTATTTTGCAACACTGGAGCCTTGA
- a CDS encoding BolA family protein: MAMDANEIERLIKEGIPDARVQITDLRGDGDHYAALVESSAFEGLPRVKQHQMVYEALKGKMGGDLHALALQTSVPQQ; this comes from the coding sequence ATGGCTATGGATGCAAATGAAATTGAGCGTCTGATTAAGGAAGGTATTCCTGATGCCCGTGTGCAAATCACCGACCTGCGTGGAGATGGTGATCATTATGCCGCACTTGTTGAATCATCTGCCTTTGAAGGTTTACCCCGTGTCAAACAGCATCAAATGGTGTATGAAGCTCTAAAAGGAAAGATGGGTGGGGATTTACACGCGCTTGCACTGCAGACGTCGGTTCCTCAACAATAG
- a CDS encoding penicillin-binding protein 1A: protein MFIGIHENMKLFARILLLLFSLSVVGILIAAGVVFYGFWHFGKGLPDYEQLASYEPPVMTRVHSADGSLIAEYARERRLFVPINAIPRKVKQAFIAAEDQNFYNHIGIDFLGIFRAIGVNVKNLGSGRRLVGASTITQQVAKNMLLTNEVSYERKAKEAILAIRIDRSLSKDRILELYLNEIYLGHRAYGVAAAALYYFDKSLNDLTIAEMAYLGALPKAPNNYNPFRYPERAIARRNWVIGRMLEEKFITPEQAEIAINSPLKVKEGRDAQVLAAEWFVEEVRRELYDLYGTKGLYDGGLSVRTTMQASLQQAGEAALRAGLRRYDRKHGWRGAIGQIKLAEDWQKALAEFPEPKGLDPWRLAAVLEVHDKEVIIGLKSGDKGRILFEDMKWARPWIKGQKVGAKPKKPSDVLKPGEVIAVTELEGENADVGLFILEQIPNVGGGLVAMDPHTGRILALVGGWSHEVSEFNRAVQARRQPGSSFKPFVYAAALDNGFTPASKIMDGPFVLTQENGERWKPSNYTKKFYGPSTLRLGIEKSRNLMTVRLARSIGMDTVADYARRFGIDDNLQETLAMSLGAMETTLLKMTTAYASLVNGGKEVTPTLIDRVQNRRGSTIYQHDARECQGCKAASWRDQDAPEISDPREQIVSPATAYQVVSMLEGVVQRGTGSVIYRTIKNKPLAGKTGTTNDGKDAWFVGFSPDLAVGVYVGFDQPKSLGPREGGGGVAAPIFRDFMVEALADEPAIPFRVPEGIRLVRVKADTGLPAQPGDRGVILEAFKVTDQISTDGPVLDGSENSNATGISLDQVKNPVTSGTGGLY from the coding sequence ATGTTTATTGGCATTCACGAGAACATGAAGCTTTTTGCACGAATTTTACTTCTTCTGTTTAGTCTATCAGTCGTCGGTATTCTGATTGCTGCAGGGGTTGTTTTTTATGGCTTCTGGCATTTTGGTAAGGGCCTGCCGGACTACGAACAGCTCGCAAGCTATGAACCTCCTGTGATGACACGGGTCCATTCAGCCGATGGAAGCCTGATTGCCGAATATGCTCGGGAACGTCGGTTATTTGTTCCGATAAACGCAATTCCCCGGAAAGTGAAACAGGCATTTATCGCAGCGGAAGATCAAAATTTTTATAATCACATTGGGATCGATTTCCTCGGAATTTTTCGGGCAATCGGGGTGAATGTTAAAAACCTCGGTAGCGGTCGACGATTGGTTGGCGCGTCAACGATCACCCAGCAGGTTGCCAAAAATATGCTACTGACAAATGAAGTCAGCTATGAGCGAAAAGCAAAGGAAGCGATCCTCGCAATTCGAATTGATCGAAGCCTTTCCAAAGATCGCATTCTCGAGCTTTATTTGAATGAAATTTATCTGGGACATCGGGCTTATGGGGTTGCAGCAGCTGCTCTTTACTATTTCGATAAGTCCTTAAACGATCTAACCATTGCGGAAATGGCTTATTTGGGGGCGCTGCCGAAAGCGCCAAATAACTATAATCCTTTTCGATACCCTGAGCGGGCGATCGCGCGTCGTAACTGGGTTATCGGCCGAATGCTTGAGGAAAAGTTCATCACACCGGAACAAGCTGAGATAGCTATAAATAGCCCGTTGAAAGTTAAAGAAGGTCGTGACGCCCAAGTCCTCGCAGCTGAATGGTTTGTCGAGGAAGTCCGTCGGGAACTCTACGATTTATACGGAACGAAAGGCCTTTATGACGGGGGTCTATCAGTTCGAACAACCATGCAAGCCTCATTACAACAGGCGGGTGAAGCTGCTCTTCGTGCGGGATTGCGCCGTTATGATCGTAAACATGGATGGCGGGGTGCGATTGGCCAAATTAAGCTGGCTGAGGATTGGCAAAAAGCACTAGCGGAGTTTCCGGAGCCAAAGGGGTTGGATCCCTGGCGATTGGCTGCAGTTTTAGAGGTTCATGATAAAGAAGTAATCATAGGCCTGAAGTCTGGTGATAAAGGACGAATTCTGTTTGAGGATATGAAGTGGGCGCGACCATGGATAAAAGGTCAGAAGGTTGGAGCTAAGCCCAAGAAACCGTCCGATGTCTTAAAACCGGGTGAAGTGATTGCCGTTACCGAACTTGAGGGCGAAAACGCAGATGTTGGTCTTTTTATTTTGGAACAGATTCCCAATGTGGGGGGCGGTCTTGTTGCAATGGATCCTCACACAGGGCGGATTCTTGCGCTTGTCGGAGGCTGGAGCCATGAGGTTTCAGAGTTTAACCGGGCCGTCCAGGCGCGGCGGCAACCTGGCTCCTCATTCAAACCTTTTGTTTATGCAGCGGCTCTGGATAATGGATTTACACCTGCAAGCAAGATCATGGATGGTCCATTTGTGTTGACCCAGGAAAATGGGGAGAGGTGGAAGCCTTCCAACTACACTAAGAAATTCTATGGCCCGAGTACTCTGCGACTTGGTATTGAAAAGTCCCGGAACTTGATGACGGTCAGGCTAGCCCGTTCGATCGGTATGGATACTGTCGCAGATTATGCGCGGCGATTTGGTATTGATGACAATTTACAAGAAACACTGGCGATGTCATTGGGGGCGATGGAAACAACCCTTTTAAAAATGACCACAGCCTATGCGAGCTTGGTAAATGGGGGTAAGGAGGTTACTCCAACCCTGATTGACCGTGTTCAAAACCGCCGGGGATCGACAATTTATCAACATGATGCGCGCGAATGCCAAGGATGTAAGGCTGCATCATGGAGAGATCAGGATGCGCCTGAGATTAGTGACCCACGTGAGCAAATCGTCAGCCCAGCGACTGCTTATCAAGTTGTTTCCATGTTGGAAGGCGTTGTTCAAAGAGGTACTGGAAGTGTCATTTACAGAACGATTAAGAACAAGCCCTTGGCTGGTAAAACCGGTACGACTAATGATGGGAAAGATGCCTGGTTTGTTGGGTTCTCTCCAGACCTTGCTGTTGGAGTTTATGTTGGTTTTGATCAACCTAAGTCCCTTGGTCCTCGTGAAGGTGGTGGTGGTGTTGCAGCCCCTATTTTTAGGGATTTTATGGTTGAAGCTCTCGCTGACGAGCCCGCAATTCCTTTCCGTGTACCTGAAGGGATACGGCTTGTACGAGTTAAGGCAGATACTGGTCTTCCCGCCCAACCCGGTGATCGAGGCGTGATTCTGGAAGCTTTTAAGGTAACCGATCAGATTTCTACTGATGGACCCGTCTTGGATGGAAGTGAAAATTCCAATGCAACGGGCATTTCCCTTGATCAGGTTAAAAATCCTGTCACATCAGGCACAGGTGGTCTTTACTGA
- the prfB gene encoding peptide chain release factor 2 (programmed frameshift): MRAEHQAVVDEIKQAMSLLRRHLDWDNAIRRLEELNSLVEDPDLWDNPSKAQGLMRERTNLETAINAYNAIQQDLEDTVELIDLAEMEEDDETLKEAEEALQDLHALAEKRRLESMLSGEVDGNDAYLEIHSGAGGTESQDWTQILLRMYMRWADQHGYKVKTLEESAGEEAGLKSVTIEITGDNAYGWLKTESGVHRLVRISPFDSNARRHTSFSSVGVYPVIDDDIDIEIDEKDLRIDTYRASGAGGQHVNRTESAIRITHIPTNVVVQCQNDRSQHKNKAAAMKMLKSRLYELELQKREEAAAEARGTQTDIGWGHQIRSYVLHPYQMVKDLRTGVEKGNAQGVLDGDLDDYLAAALSQRVGEDDN; this comes from the exons ATGCGCGCCGAACACCAGGCCGTTGTCGATGAAATCAAGCAGGCCATGAGCTTGCTGAGGAGGCATCTT GACTGGGATAATGCAATCCGTCGTTTGGAAGAGCTGAACTCCCTCGTAGAAGACCCTGATCTTTGGGATAATCCCAGCAAGGCACAGGGCCTGATGCGGGAAAGAACTAACTTGGAAACGGCCATTAACGCCTACAATGCTATTCAACAGGATCTTGAAGATACAGTTGAGCTGATTGATTTGGCTGAAATGGAAGAGGATGACGAAACCTTGAAGGAGGCTGAAGAAGCTCTTCAAGACCTTCATGCTTTGGCCGAAAAGCGTCGTTTGGAAAGTATGCTGTCCGGGGAAGTGGACGGCAATGATGCTTATCTTGAAATTCATTCTGGCGCAGGTGGAACAGAGTCTCAGGACTGGACACAAATCCTGTTGCGGATGTACATGCGTTGGGCAGACCAGCATGGCTATAAGGTCAAAACACTTGAAGAAAGTGCTGGAGAGGAAGCTGGTCTTAAATCAGTGACCATTGAGATCACAGGTGATAACGCATACGGTTGGTTGAAAACTGAATCAGGCGTTCATCGTCTTGTACGTATTTCGCCTTTTGATTCAAATGCGCGCCGTCATACCAGTTTCTCCTCTGTTGGCGTGTATCCGGTTATCGATGATGATATTGATATCGAAATTGATGAGAAAGACCTTCGGATCGACACTTATCGGGCTTCCGGTGCTGGCGGTCAGCACGTGAACCGGACAGAATCTGCAATCCGTATTACTCATATCCCGACAAATGTCGTTGTTCAGTGTCAGAACGACAGATCCCAGCATAAAAACAAGGCAGCGGCCATGAAAATGCTGAAATCTCGTCTTTATGAACTGGAGTTACAAAAACGAGAAGAGGCTGCAGCCGAAGCGCGCGGGACACAGACGGACATTGGCTGGGGGCATCAAATCCGGTCATACGTTCTGCATCCATACCAAATGGTAAAAGACCTCAGGACTGGGGTTGAAAAAGGAAACGCGCAAGGGGTGCTGGATGGAGATTTAGATGATTATCTCGCAGCTGCACTCTCGCAACGTGTTGGAGAGGACGACAACTAA